Proteins from a genomic interval of Zingiber officinale cultivar Zhangliang chromosome 2A, Zo_v1.1, whole genome shotgun sequence:
- the LOC122044025 gene encoding uncharacterized acetyltransferase At3g50280-like, whose product MAESSDVLILSKSTIRPSPRPCEEDGGRLIHLTPWDLTLLSIDYMQKGILFRRPPTQDSDATTFTISQLRDSFTATLDRFFPLAGRLAVDNLDTSPPSLSISLKCNDEGADFVHASAPSATVSSILHSLYVPPVVRSFFPLNGAINYDGHCLPLLAAQVTELADGIFIGCTLNHVVADGTVFWNFFNSWSQIYRSGGGCPEVSTPPSFDRWFLDSCNPPIRLPFGGESDFINRPVYPPVEECVFHFSAAAVAKLKARVNAEMGTGGQISSLQSVLSLIWVSVTRARRLDPNKETSYMVSIGCRARLTPPLPESYLGNAVHIGATQNVTAGELLQRGLGWAARQLNQTVALFKESLVRSCLAEWVATPSFSYASTFKSEDMLTGGSTRFNVYGNDFGWGRPVGVRSGAGNKGDGKVTVYPGPEKGSIAVELCFSAQTLSALVKDEELMRMVSCI is encoded by the coding sequence ATGGCGGAGAGCAGTGACGTACTCATCCTTTCCAAGTCCACAATCCGACCATCCCCACGCCCCTGTGAGGAAGACGGCGGTCGCCTGATCCATCTCACTCCCTGGGATCTCACGTTGCTCTCCATCGACTACATGCAAAAGGGAATCCTCTTCCGCCGTCCGCCAACGCAGGACTCCGACGCGACGACCTTCACCATTTCTCAACTCCGCGATTCCTTCACGGCCACCCTCGACCGATTTtttcccttggccggccgcctcGCCGTCGACAACCTCGACACTTCCCCTCCTTCTCTTTCCATCTCCCTCAAGTGCAACGACGAAGGAGCCGACTTCGTCCACGCGTCGGCCCCAAGTGCGACCGTCTCCAGCATACTCCACTCGCTCTATGTGCCCCCCGTCGTGCGCTCCTTCTTCCCCCTTAACGGCGCTATCAACTACGACGGCCACTGCCTTCCGCTGCTCGCCGCCCAAGTCACCGAGCTCGCCGACGGGATCTTCATCGGTTGCACCCTCAACCATGTCGTGGCCGATGGCACCGTCTTCTGGAACTTCTTCAACTCCTGGTCGCAGATCTACCGAAGCGGCGGCGGTTGTCCCGAGGTCAGCACCCCCCCGTCCTTCGACCGCTGGTTCCTCGACTCCTGCAATCCACCGATCCGTCTCCCGTTCGGCGGCGAGAGCGATTTCATCAATAGGCCTGTCTACCCTCCCGTGGAGGAGTGCGTCTTCCACTTCTCAGCGGCGGCGGTGGCCAAGCTCAAGGCTAGAGTGAACGCTGAGATGGGGACCGGCGGCCAAATCTCCTCCCTCCAGTCTGTGCTCTCGCTCATCTGGGTGTCCGTGACTCGGGCGCGTCGCCTCGATCCTAACAAGGAGACGTCGTACATGGTTTCCATCGGATGCAGGGCAAGGTTGACTCCCCCACTGCCGGAAAGTTACCTTGGCAACGCGGTTCACATAGGCGCGACGCAGAATGTGACAGCGGGGGAATTGCTGCAGCGCGGTCTTGGCTGGGCGGCGCGGCAACTCAACCAAACGGTTGCTTTGTTCAAGGAATCTTTGGTGCGAAGTTGCTTGGCGGAATGGGTGGCAACGCCATCGTTCAGTTACGCATCCACGTTCAAGTCGGAGGACATGTTGACGGGTGGTTCTACGAGGTTCAATGTGTATGGAAATGACTTCGGGTGGGGGAGGCCGGTGGGCGTGAGGAGTGGAGCAGGAAACAAGGGGGACGGGAAGGTGACTGTGTATCCGGGGCCTGAGAAAGGGAGCATCGCGGTGGAGTTGTGCTTTTCGGCCCAGACGCTTAGTGCATTGGTCAAGGACGAGGAGCTGATGCGCATGGTCTCCTGCATTTAG